One region of Jatrophihabitans cynanchi genomic DNA includes:
- a CDS encoding MarR family winged helix-turn-helix transcriptional regulator, producing the protein MSETASISDLCSEIRSAEQALTAHHEAVLRRYGLAMTQYLVLLALSREGGMSAAQLARTCGVRQQSISSVLSGMQDKGLIRRRQSPLHAKVQVATATSEGETVFQRAYQEVAVLERQLAEAFSPAERASLVALLERARAVLVQQTRPAEP; encoded by the coding sequence ATGTCCGAGACTGCTTCGATCTCAGACCTGTGCAGCGAGATTCGCAGCGCCGAGCAGGCGCTTACTGCGCATCACGAGGCCGTGCTGCGCCGCTATGGGCTGGCGATGACGCAGTACTTGGTGCTCTTGGCGCTCTCGCGCGAAGGCGGCATGTCGGCCGCGCAACTGGCACGTACCTGCGGGGTCAGACAGCAAAGCATCTCCAGCGTCCTGTCGGGGATGCAGGACAAGGGGCTCATCCGGCGCCGGCAGTCGCCGCTGCACGCCAAGGTGCAGGTTGCCACCGCCACTTCCGAGGGCGAGACCGTGTTCCAGCGCGCCTACCAGGAAGTGGCGGTGCTCGAACGCCAGCTCGCCGAGGCGTTCAGCCCGGCCGAGCGCGCGTCGCTGGTCGCCCTGCTCGAACGTGCCCGAGCGGTGCTCGTCCAGCAGACGCGGCCGGCTGAACCCTGA